The following proteins are co-located in the Streptomyces sp. NBC_00435 genome:
- a CDS encoding dolichyl-phosphate-mannose--protein mannosyltransferase has translation MTSTATPPPSPAGAPPATEAGPGPGPADQPSAWLRRLRGFGYVPPAGAKRQSDVRTRLVPPYSRPSAQLWGQLGIGPAAAENWQRVLAWAGPLLVALVAGVLRFAHLGSPKAVIFDETYYAKDAWATIRQGYEANWPKDIDKSILANPDGVPLPLDPGYVVHPPVGKWVIGLGEWMFGFDPFGWRFMTALLGTLSVLMLCRIGRRLFRSTFLGCLAGLLLAVDGLHLVMSRTALLDLVLMFFVLGAFGALVIDRDKARARLAAALPVDEEGRTRPDARIAETLRLGWRPYRLLAGVCLGLAFGTKWNGLIVLAFFGILTVLWDAAARRTAGAGAPYTAMLRRDALPGFLSTVPVAIAVYLGSWLGWILSPDNGKGGYFRDWAAKNDQHSSWSFVPEWLRSLWHYETEVYKFHVGLTSGHTYESNPWSWLVLGRPVSYFYESPAPGTDGCPATETAKCAREVLALGTPLLWWTGCFALLYVLWRWIFRRDWRAGAIACALGAGLLPWFNYQERTIFFFYAVVFVPYLCLAVAMMIGALLGPAGSSERRRALGAVAAGVLVLLIVWNFIYFWPIYTGGTLPMDSWRGRMWLDTWV, from the coding sequence GTGACCAGTACCGCGACGCCGCCGCCCAGCCCCGCGGGGGCCCCGCCCGCCACCGAGGCCGGCCCCGGCCCGGGCCCCGCCGACCAGCCGTCCGCCTGGCTGCGCCGTCTGCGCGGTTTCGGCTACGTGCCGCCCGCCGGCGCGAAGCGGCAGTCGGACGTCCGCACCCGCCTGGTGCCCCCGTACTCGCGGCCCTCCGCGCAGCTGTGGGGGCAGTTGGGGATCGGCCCCGCCGCCGCGGAGAACTGGCAGCGGGTGCTGGCATGGGCCGGGCCGCTGCTGGTGGCGCTGGTCGCCGGGGTGCTGCGGTTCGCCCACCTGGGCAGCCCGAAGGCGGTGATATTCGACGAGACGTACTACGCCAAGGACGCCTGGGCCACCATCCGCCAGGGCTACGAGGCCAACTGGCCCAAGGACATCGACAAGTCGATCCTCGCCAACCCGGACGGGGTCCCCCTCCCGCTGGACCCGGGGTACGTCGTGCACCCGCCGGTCGGCAAATGGGTGATCGGCCTCGGCGAGTGGATGTTCGGCTTCGACCCGTTCGGCTGGCGGTTCATGACCGCGCTGCTCGGCACGCTGTCCGTGCTGATGCTGTGCCGGATCGGACGGCGGCTGTTCCGGTCGACGTTCCTGGGCTGCCTGGCCGGTCTCCTGCTGGCGGTGGACGGCCTGCACCTGGTCATGAGCCGCACCGCACTGCTCGACCTGGTGCTGATGTTCTTCGTGCTGGGCGCCTTCGGCGCGCTGGTCATCGACCGGGACAAGGCGCGGGCCCGGCTCGCGGCGGCGCTCCCGGTGGACGAGGAGGGGCGGACCCGCCCGGACGCCCGGATCGCGGAGACGCTGCGGCTGGGCTGGCGTCCGTACCGGCTGCTGGCCGGGGTGTGCCTGGGCCTGGCCTTCGGCACGAAGTGGAACGGCCTGATCGTGCTGGCCTTCTTCGGGATCCTGACCGTGCTGTGGGACGCGGCGGCGCGCCGCACCGCCGGCGCGGGCGCCCCGTACACCGCGATGCTGCGCCGCGACGCGCTGCCGGGCTTCCTCTCGACCGTCCCCGTGGCGATCGCCGTCTACCTGGGCTCGTGGCTCGGCTGGATCCTCTCCCCCGACAACGGCAAGGGCGGCTACTTCCGCGACTGGGCCGCCAAGAACGACCAGCACAGCTCGTGGTCGTTCGTGCCCGAGTGGCTGCGCAGCCTGTGGCACTACGAGACGGAGGTCTACAAGTTCCACGTCGGCCTGACCTCGGGTCACACCTACGAGTCGAACCCGTGGAGCTGGCTGGTCCTCGGCCGCCCCGTCTCCTACTTCTACGAGTCCCCCGCGCCCGGCACCGACGGCTGCCCGGCGACGGAGACGGCCAAGTGCGCGCGCGAGGTGCTGGCGCTCGGCACGCCGCTGCTGTGGTGGACGGGCTGCTTCGCGCTGCTCTACGTGCTGTGGCGCTGGATCTTCCGCCGCGACTGGCGGGCGGGCGCGATCGCGTGCGCGCTGGGCGCGGGCCTGCTCCCCTGGTTCAACTACCAGGAGCGGACCATCTTCTTCTTCTACGCGGTGGTCTTCGTCCCGTACCTCTGCCTCGCGGTGGCCATGATGATCGGCGCCCTGCTGGGCCCGGCCGGCTCCTCGGAACGCCGCCGCGCCCTGGGCGCGGTCGCGGCGGGCGTCCTGGTGCTCCTGATCGTCTGGAACTTCATCTACTTCTGGCCGATCTACACGGGCGGCACCCTCCCGATGGACTCCTGGCGGGGCCGCATGTGGCTGGACACCTGGGTGTAG
- a CDS encoding SpaA isopeptide-forming pilin-related protein, with protein sequence MAGVTVKLTDDAGSSITGTTASNGTVTLTPGTSLTGGKYRVEVVNPRPGVLHPAFASRQGLTGAPLALSSTEEFVDLSGGKKQEFTTGFWNPGDFCQKNADVVTACEPNDINGGPLSPVDPANRRTLVTYPYNATSSTLVKTVSDKATTGALYGIGYSKQSKRIFSGALAKRGSGYGPGGAGAIYVTDRANNATTVFATVPNAGTTTHNMTTLTDLAFQPAAGKESLGDVEVSEDGEELYVVNLFDRKLYVYDATLSTATEPKASYTIPDPSCASANDWRPFGLGVQDGVVYVGGVCSAESTRAKNDLRAVIRKFNPAAGTFSAPVMDERLAFSRGIAFATGACSGAGWFPWSDTTPRTQNGKNCQTSPIANIANPEPELADIVVETNGDLIVSFRDRFADQTGFQVHMWADDPKLQDGSSGGDLNRACPGGAGGLFLMDGNGGCRAGGGSWEYYDGDTRFDIHEEATFGGVALSKVETTLGSQIIDPKNEAPAVGTAWFNRVTGVSTPATSIQLTRFGFGKAGGVGDLEVLCDEAPIQIGNRLWFDKNGNGVQDPSELPVPNATVSLYDGETKVGTSVTSVRGEYYFDNSNVTGGLLPNKQYTIKVDKPTDYAAGGPLAGWSPTVADAGSNDALDSDGEVPAGELYPEHTITTGTAGQDNHSYDFGFVQADPKIRITKQDTLTNSAADTEATRVQLPNTNDVQLNMTITNTGTEPLVKVEVEDVVVRGGTIKDLSCTWPDGSKTTDPTGKHVAWADSFTGSPLKQFAPAASYSCTATLTGLQPGEPHHDESTVKGEGAFSHKGVQDTNPWHSIPPADLRVIKKDAKTGKLLGGAVFEAWRESNGTPGLQTTGTPVDTKITPPCTTNPQGECTFHVPPGEYYLVETAAPTGYPKLVQPVVSGPHRVVEGGGPAVPVELVNEPPVPTVQIIKKDTPTNSDANTEATRVQLPNTNDVPLNMTITNNGAEPLVKLEVTDVVTKGTATVKDLSCTWPDGSVSTDPAGKLVRWEASHREQNRLQFAVGASYKCTAILTGLKPGEAHTDESTVNGEGAISGTGVHDTNPWNGIPPADLRVIKKDAKSPTKVLAGAVFEAWRESNGTEGLQTTGTSVDTKITPPCTTNPQGECAFHVPPGDYYLVETVAPPGYPKPVPPVSGPHRVGEGVPVVTVELVNEPPVPTVQIIKKDTPTNSDANTEATRVQLPNSNDVPLNMTITNNGAEPLVKLEVTDVVTQGTATVKDLSCTWPDGTKSTDPAGKLVRWEASHREQNRLQFAVGASYKCTAILTGLKPGEPHTDESTVNAEGAISGTGVHDTNPWNGIPPADLRLIKKDAKNGKLLAGAVFEAWRETNGQEGLQTTGTPVDTKITPPCTTNPQGECTFHVPPGEYYLVETAAPTGYPKLVQPVVSGPHRVVEGGGPAVPVELVNEPPVPTVQIIKKDTPTNSDANTEATRVQLPNTNDVPLNMTITNNGAEPLVKLEVTDVVTKGTATVKDLSCTWPDGSVSTDPAGKLVRWEASHREQNRLQFAVGASYKCTAILTGLKAGEAHTDESTVNGEGAISGTGVHDTNPWNGIPPGEIRVIKKDAKHAFLLGGAVFELWRETNSTPGLQTTGTPADTKIGDACKTDIQGVCTFSAQPGDYYLREVTPPPGYPNPAQPVSGPHHVTEGVTLPPVELVNEPPVPTVQIIKKDTPTNSDADTEATRVRLPNSNDVPLNMTITNNGAEPLVKVEVTDVVTQGTATVKDLSCTWPDGTKSTDPAGKAVRWEASHREQNRLQFAVGASYKCTAILTGLKPGEPHTDESTVNGEGAISGTGVHDTNPWNGIPPADLRVIKKDENTGKPLAGAVFKLWRESNNVEGLQKSGTPSDTSVGTCRTDAKGECGFAAPSGTYYVEEITAPAGYPMPSEPVSGPHEVTDTDKVIEVPRVNKQHPKVQIIKKDTPTGSDANDEATRVKLPDTKDVPLNMTITNNGTEPLVKVEVTDVVTKGTATVKDLSCTWPDGTKSTDPAGKLVRWEASHREQNRLQFAVGASYKCTAILTGLKPGEAHTDESTVNGEGAISGTGVTDTNPWNGIPPVELRLIKKDAKNGKLLAGAVFELWNETNGKEGLQTTGTPADKRIGTCTTSAQGVCTFLAQPGGYYLKEITPPKGYPKPAHPISELLTIADDDTVVEIEQLNEPPVPVVLIVKKDTQTGSDADTEATRVKLPNTNDVPLTMTITNTGTEPLVKVEVKDVVTKGTAKIKDLACTWPDGTKTTDANGESVRWADTFGDSPTKQLAIGQSYTCTAILTGLKPGEAHTDESTVNAEGVISGTGVHHTNPWHGIPPVELRVIKKDAETGKPLAGAVFELWSETNNLEGLQTTVTPAKTPEERDIPADKRHGACTTTPQGVCKFDVQPGDYYLHETTAPTDYPKPVQPTSGLHHITDDDTVVEIERTNKVTPSIVIIKKDTPTGSDANDEATRVKLPDTKDVPLNMTITNNGTEPLVKVEVSDVVTEGTATVKDLSCTWPDGTVSTDATGKAVRWEPSFTERPKRFEAGASYKCTATLTGLKAGEAHTDNSTVRGEGVISHKEVTSQDPWKSVPPGKFIIEKKDAKTGKPLARAVFELWRESNNRAGLQYTGTDKDTRIDSCTTDTQGRCEFPVVAGTYYLLETSVPEGYQLPKQPVSGPYELTSSVLTRPFTAKLTNHRGEPGKGPKR encoded by the coding sequence ATGGCCGGCGTTACGGTCAAGCTGACCGACGATGCCGGAAGTTCCATCACAGGAACGACCGCTTCGAACGGCACCGTCACCCTGACCCCCGGTACTTCTCTCACCGGGGGCAAGTACCGGGTCGAGGTCGTCAACCCCAGGCCGGGCGTGCTGCACCCGGCCTTCGCCTCCCGGCAGGGCCTGACCGGGGCACCGCTCGCCCTCAGCAGTACGGAAGAGTTCGTCGACCTGTCCGGCGGCAAGAAGCAGGAGTTCACCACAGGGTTCTGGAACCCCGGCGACTTCTGCCAGAAGAACGCCGACGTGGTGACGGCCTGCGAGCCCAACGACATCAATGGTGGGCCTCTCAGCCCGGTGGACCCGGCGAACCGTCGGACGCTCGTCACGTACCCGTACAACGCCACGAGCTCGACGCTCGTCAAGACGGTGTCGGACAAGGCCACCACGGGTGCGCTCTACGGCATCGGGTACAGCAAGCAGAGCAAGCGAATCTTCAGCGGCGCTCTCGCGAAGCGAGGTTCCGGCTACGGCCCGGGCGGTGCTGGTGCGATCTATGTGACCGATCGGGCCAACAACGCCACGACCGTGTTCGCCACGGTCCCGAATGCCGGCACCACGACGCACAACATGACGACCCTGACGGACCTGGCCTTCCAGCCTGCGGCGGGCAAGGAATCGCTCGGTGACGTCGAGGTGAGCGAGGACGGCGAGGAGCTCTACGTCGTCAACCTCTTCGACCGCAAGCTGTACGTGTACGACGCGACGCTGAGCACGGCTACCGAACCCAAGGCGTCCTACACGATCCCGGACCCGAGCTGTGCGTCGGCCAACGACTGGCGCCCCTTCGGACTGGGCGTACAGGACGGCGTGGTGTACGTCGGCGGCGTCTGCTCCGCCGAGTCCACCCGAGCCAAGAACGACTTGCGCGCGGTGATCAGGAAGTTCAACCCGGCGGCCGGTACGTTCTCCGCCCCCGTGATGGACGAGCGGCTCGCCTTCAGCCGCGGTATTGCCTTCGCGACTGGCGCCTGCTCGGGAGCTGGCTGGTTCCCGTGGTCTGACACCACGCCGCGGACCCAGAACGGCAAGAACTGCCAGACCAGCCCCATTGCCAACATCGCCAATCCGGAACCCGAGTTGGCGGACATCGTCGTGGAGACCAACGGTGATCTCATCGTCAGCTTCCGCGACCGGTTCGCCGACCAGACCGGGTTCCAGGTCCACATGTGGGCGGATGACCCGAAGCTTCAGGACGGGAGCAGTGGCGGTGACCTGAACCGTGCCTGCCCGGGCGGCGCGGGCGGTCTGTTCTTGATGGACGGCAACGGCGGCTGCCGAGCCGGGGGCGGCAGCTGGGAGTACTACGACGGTGACACCCGGTTCGACATTCACGAGGAGGCGACGTTCGGTGGCGTGGCGCTGTCCAAAGTGGAAACGACTCTGGGCAGCCAAATCATCGACCCCAAGAACGAAGCCCCGGCCGTCGGCACTGCCTGGTTCAACCGTGTGACGGGCGTCAGCACCCCGGCCACCAGCATCCAACTCACGAGATTCGGCTTCGGTAAGGCCGGAGGTGTCGGTGACCTTGAGGTGCTGTGTGACGAGGCGCCGATTCAGATCGGTAACCGTCTCTGGTTCGACAAGAACGGCAACGGTGTTCAGGACCCGTCCGAACTGCCGGTGCCAAATGCGACGGTGAGTCTCTACGACGGCGAGACCAAGGTCGGTACTTCTGTCACGTCCGTGCGTGGTGAGTACTACTTCGACAACTCGAACGTGACGGGTGGTTTGCTGCCGAACAAGCAGTACACCATCAAGGTGGACAAGCCGACGGACTACGCTGCCGGTGGTCCTCTGGCGGGTTGGAGTCCCACCGTCGCGGACGCGGGATCCAATGATGCCCTCGACAGTGACGGTGAGGTGCCCGCGGGCGAGTTGTACCCGGAGCACACCATCACCACCGGTACCGCCGGGCAGGACAACCACAGCTACGACTTCGGTTTTGTCCAGGCCGATCCGAAGATCCGGATCACCAAGCAGGACACTTTGACGAATTCGGCCGCTGACACCGAGGCGACTCGTGTTCAGCTTCCGAACACCAACGATGTTCAGCTGAACATGACGATCACGAACACCGGCACTGAGCCGCTGGTCAAGGTCGAGGTCGAGGATGTCGTCGTCCGGGGCGGGACGATCAAGGACCTGTCGTGCACCTGGCCCGACGGTTCCAAGACGACCGACCCCACCGGCAAGCATGTCGCGTGGGCGGATTCCTTCACCGGTTCCCCTCTCAAGCAGTTCGCGCCCGCTGCCAGCTACTCCTGCACGGCGACCCTGACGGGCCTTCAGCCGGGTGAGCCGCACCATGACGAGTCCACGGTGAAGGGCGAGGGTGCCTTCTCCCACAAGGGGGTCCAGGACACCAACCCCTGGCACAGCATCCCGCCGGCCGATCTCCGTGTGATCAAGAAGGATGCGAAGACCGGCAAGCTGCTCGGCGGTGCGGTCTTCGAGGCGTGGCGCGAGTCCAATGGCACGCCGGGTCTGCAGACCACCGGGACTCCGGTGGACACGAAGATCACTCCCCCTTGCACGACCAATCCGCAGGGTGAGTGCACGTTCCACGTGCCGCCGGGTGAGTACTACCTGGTGGAGACGGCCGCTCCGACGGGTTACCCGAAGCTGGTCCAGCCGGTGGTCTCCGGGCCTCACCGCGTGGTGGAGGGTGGCGGTCCCGCCGTCCCCGTCGAGCTGGTCAATGAGCCGCCGGTCCCGACCGTTCAGATCATCAAGAAGGACACCCCGACGAACTCGGACGCCAACACCGAGGCGACTCGTGTTCAGCTCCCGAACACCAACGATGTCCCGCTGAACATGACCATCACCAACAACGGCGCCGAGCCGCTGGTCAAGCTTGAGGTCACCGACGTCGTCACCAAGGGCACCGCGACGGTCAAGGACCTGTCGTGCACCTGGCCCGACGGTTCCGTCTCCACCGACCCCGCCGGCAAGCTCGTGCGCTGGGAAGCCAGCCACCGCGAGCAGAACCGTCTGCAGTTCGCGGTCGGTGCCAGCTACAAGTGCACGGCGATCCTCACCGGTCTCAAGCCGGGCGAGGCACACACCGACGAGTCCACCGTGAATGGTGAAGGCGCCATCAGCGGAACGGGTGTCCACGACACCAACCCGTGGAACGGTATCCCGCCGGCCGATCTCCGTGTGATCAAGAAGGACGCGAAGTCCCCGACCAAGGTGCTCGCCGGCGCGGTCTTCGAGGCGTGGCGCGAGTCCAATGGCACGGAGGGCCTGCAGACCACCGGTACCTCGGTGGACACGAAGATCACTCCCCCCTGCACGACCAATCCGCAGGGCGAGTGCGCGTTCCACGTGCCGCCGGGTGACTACTACCTGGTGGAGACGGTCGCTCCGCCCGGTTACCCGAAGCCGGTCCCGCCGGTGTCCGGGCCTCACCGGGTCGGCGAGGGCGTCCCCGTCGTCACCGTCGAGCTGGTCAATGAGCCGCCGGTCCCGACCGTTCAGATCATCAAGAAGGACACTCCGACGAATTCGGACGCCAACACCGAGGCGACTCGTGTTCAGCTCCCGAACAGCAACGATGTCCCGCTGAACATGACCATCACGAACAACGGCGCCGAGCCGCTGGTCAAGCTTGAGGTCACCGACGTCGTCACCCAGGGCACCGCGACGGTCAAGGACCTGTCGTGCACCTGGCCCGACGGCACCAAGAGCACCGACCCCGCCGGCAAGCTCGTGCGCTGGGAAGCCAGCCACCGCGAGCAGAACCGTCTGCAGTTCGCGGTCGGTGCCAGCTACAAGTGCACGGCGATCCTCACCGGTCTCAAGCCGGGCGAGCCGCACACCGACGAATCCACTGTCAACGCTGAAGGAGCCATCAGCGGAACGGGTGTCCACGACACCAACCCGTGGAACGGTATCCCGCCGGCCGATCTCCGTCTGATCAAGAAGGACGCGAAGAACGGCAAGCTGCTCGCCGGCGCGGTCTTCGAGGCGTGGCGCGAGACCAACGGCCAGGAGGGTCTGCAGACCACCGGGACTCCGGTGGACACGAAGATCACTCCCCCTTGCACGACCAATCCGCAGGGTGAGTGCACGTTCCACGTGCCGCCGGGTGAGTACTACCTGGTGGAGACGGCCGCTCCGACGGGTTACCCGAAGCTGGTCCAGCCGGTGGTCTCCGGGCCTCACCGCGTGGTGGAGGGTGGCGGTCCCGCCGTCCCCGTCGAGCTGGTCAATGAGCCGCCGGTCCCGACCGTTCAGATCATCAAGAAGGACACCCCGACGAACTCGGACGCCAACACCGAGGCGACTCGTGTTCAGCTCCCGAACACCAACGATGTCCCGCTGAACATGACCATCACCAACAACGGCGCCGAGCCGCTGGTCAAGCTTGAGGTCACCGACGTCGTCACCAAGGGCACCGCGACGGTCAAGGACCTGTCGTGCACCTGGCCCGACGGTTCCGTCTCCACCGACCCCGCCGGCAAGCTCGTGCGCTGGGAAGCCAGCCACCGCGAGCAGAACCGTCTGCAGTTCGCGGTCGGTGCCAGCTACAAGTGCACGGCGATCCTCACCGGTCTCAAGGCGGGCGAGGCACACACCGACGAGTCCACCGTGAATGGTGAAGGCGCCATCAGCGGAACGGGTGTCCACGACACCAACCCGTGGAACGGTATCCCGCCGGGCGAGATCCGTGTGATCAAGAAGGACGCGAAGCACGCCTTCCTGCTCGGCGGCGCGGTCTTCGAGCTGTGGCGCGAGACCAACAGCACGCCGGGTCTGCAGACCACCGGTACGCCGGCGGACACGAAGATCGGTGATGCCTGCAAGACCGACATTCAGGGTGTGTGCACGTTCTCGGCGCAGCCCGGTGACTACTACCTCAGGGAGGTAACCCCGCCGCCCGGTTACCCGAACCCGGCCCAGCCGGTGTCCGGACCCCACCACGTCACCGAAGGCGTCACTCTTCCCCCCGTCGAGCTGGTCAATGAGCCGCCGGTCCCGACCGTTCAGATCATCAAGAAGGACACTCCGACGAATTCGGACGCTGACACCGAGGCGACTCGTGTTCGGCTTCCGAACAGCAACGATGTCCCGCTGAACATGACCATCACGAACAACGGCGCTGAGCCGTTGGTCAAGGTCGAGGTCACCGACGTCGTCACCCAGGGCACCGCGACGGTCAAGGACCTGTCGTGCACCTGGCCCGACGGCACCAAGAGCACCGACCCCGCCGGTAAGGCCGTGCGCTGGGAAGCCAGCCACCGCGAGCAGAACCGTCTGCAGTTCGCGGTCGGTGCCAGCTACAAGTGCACGGCGATCCTCACCGGTCTCAAGCCGGGCGAGCCGCACACCGACGAGTCCACCGTGAATGGTGAAGGCGCCATCAGCGGAACGGGTGTCCACGACACCAACCCGTGGAACGGTATCCCGCCGGCCGATCTCCGTGTGATCAAGAAGGACGAGAACACCGGCAAGCCGCTCGCCGGCGCGGTCTTCAAGCTGTGGCGTGAAAGCAACAACGTGGAGGGTCTGCAGAAGAGCGGTACCCCCTCCGACACCTCGGTCGGCACCTGCCGCACCGACGCCAAGGGCGAGTGCGGGTTCGCGGCCCCGTCCGGCACCTACTACGTGGAGGAGATCACCGCTCCCGCGGGCTACCCCATGCCCTCGGAGCCGGTCTCCGGGCCGCACGAGGTCACCGACACCGACAAGGTGATCGAGGTTCCTCGGGTCAACAAGCAGCACCCGAAGGTCCAGATCATCAAGAAGGACACCCCGACGGGTTCGGACGCCAACGACGAGGCGACTCGCGTGAAGCTCCCGGACACCAAGGACGTCCCGCTCAACATGACCATCACCAACAACGGCACCGAGCCGCTGGTCAAGGTCGAGGTCACCGACGTCGTCACCAAGGGCACCGCGACGGTCAAGGACCTGTCGTGCACCTGGCCCGACGGCACCAAGAGCACCGACCCCGCCGGCAAGCTCGTGCGCTGGGAAGCCAGCCACCGCGAGCAGAACCGTCTGCAGTTCGCGGTCGGTGCCAGCTACAAGTGCACGGCGATCCTCACCGGTCTCAAGCCGGGCGAGGCACACACCGACGAGTCCACCGTGAATGGTGAAGGCGCCATCAGCGGAACGGGTGTCACCGACACCAACCCGTGGAACGGTATCCCGCCGGTCGAGCTCCGTCTGATCAAGAAGGACGCGAAGAACGGCAAGCTCCTCGCCGGCGCGGTCTTCGAGCTGTGGAACGAGACCAACGGCAAGGAGGGTCTGCAGACCACCGGGACTCCGGCGGACAAGCGGATCGGTACCTGCACGACCAGCGCACAGGGCGTGTGCACGTTCCTCGCACAGCCGGGTGGCTACTACCTGAAGGAGATCACCCCCCCGAAGGGCTACCCGAAGCCGGCCCACCCCATCTCCGAGCTCCTCACCATCGCCGACGACGACACCGTCGTCGAGATCGAGCAGCTCAACGAGCCGCCCGTCCCGGTCGTCCTGATCGTCAAGAAGGACACCCAGACGGGTTCGGACGCCGACACCGAGGCGACTCGCGTCAAGCTCCCGAACACCAACGATGTCCCGCTCACCATGACCATCACCAACACCGGCACCGAGCCGCTGGTCAAGGTCGAGGTCAAGGACGTCGTCACCAAGGGCACCGCGAAGATCAAGGACCTGGCGTGCACCTGGCCCGACGGGACCAAGACCACCGACGCCAACGGCGAGAGTGTCCGCTGGGCAGACACCTTCGGTGACAGCCCCACCAAGCAGCTCGCCATCGGCCAGAGCTACACCTGCACGGCCATCCTCACCGGCCTCAAGCCGGGCGAGGCACACACCGACGAATCCACCGTCAACGCTGAAGGAGTCATCTCCGGAACGGGCGTCCACCACACCAACCCCTGGCACGGCATCCCGCCGGTCGAGCTCCGCGTGATCAAGAAGGACGCGGAGACCGGCAAGCCGCTCGCCGGCGCGGTCTTCGAGCTGTGGAGCGAGACCAACAACCTGGAGGGTCTGCAGACCACCGTCACCCCCGCGAAGACCCCCGAGGAGAGGGACATCCCGGCGGACAAGCGCCACGGTGCCTGCACCACCACCCCGCAGGGCGTATGCAAGTTCGACGTCCAGCCCGGTGACTACTACCTCCACGAGACGACCGCTCCGACCGACTACCCCAAGCCGGTCCAGCCCACCTCCGGGCTCCACCACATCACCGACGACGACACCGTCGTGGAGATCGAGCGGACCAACAAGGTCACCCCGAGCATCGTCATCATCAAGAAGGACACCCCCACCGGTTCGGACGCCAACGACGAGGCGACTCGCGTGAAGCTCCCGGACACCAAGGACGTCCCGCTCAACATGACGATCACCAACAACGGCACCGAGCCGCTGGTCAAGGTCGAGGTCAGCGACGTCGTCACCGAGGGCACCGCGACGGTCAAGGACCTGTCGTGCACCTGGCCCGACGGCACCGTCTCCACCGACGCCACCGGCAAGGCCGTCCGCTGGGAACCCTCCTTCACCGAGAGGCCCAAGAGGTTCGAGGCCGGCGCCAGCTACAAGTGCACCGCCACCCTCACCGGCCTGAAGGCCGGCGAAGCACACACCGACAACTCCACCGTCCGCGGTGAAGGCGTCATCTCCCACAAGGAAGTCACCTCCCAGGACCCCTGGAAGAGCGTCCCGCCCGGCAAGTTCATCATCGAGAAGAAGGACGCCAAGACCGGCAAGCCCCTGGCCCGAGCCGTCTTCGAGCTGTGGCGCGAGTCCAACAACCGTGCCGGCCTCCAGTACACCGGCACCGACAAGGACACCCGTATCGACAGCTGCACCACCGACACCCAGGGACGCTGTGAGTTCCCGGTCGTCGCCGGCACCTACTACCTGCTGGAAACCTCGGTACCCGAGGGCTACCAGCTGCCCAAGCAGCCGGTCTCCGGACCGTACGAGCTGACCTCGTCCGTCCTGACCCGCCCCTTCACCGCCAAACTCACCAACCACCGGGGCGAGCCCGGCAAGGGCCCCAAGCGTTAA
- the rsmI gene encoding 16S rRNA (cytidine(1402)-2'-O)-methyltransferase → MTTDQPRSAEAPSPAPSDAHAGGVLVLAGTPIGDLADAPPRLATELERADVIAAEDTRRLRRLTQGLGVHTTGRVLSYFEGNESARTPELVEALEAGKRVLLVTDAGMPSVSDPGYRLVAAAVEKDIKVTAVPGPSAVLTALALSGLPVDRFCFEGFLPRKAGERLGKLRDVAGERRTLVYFEAPHRLDDTLAAMAEVFGAERRAAVCRELTKTYEEVKRGGLGELAAWAAEGVRGEITVVVEGAPAAAPGDVDAEELVNRVRVREEAGERRKEAIAAVAAEAGVPKREVFDAVVAAKNAAQKSP, encoded by the coding sequence GTGACCACTGACCAGCCCCGCTCCGCCGAAGCCCCTTCCCCGGCCCCCTCCGACGCGCACGCGGGAGGCGTCCTCGTCCTCGCCGGGACGCCGATCGGCGACCTCGCCGACGCCCCGCCGAGGCTCGCCACCGAGCTGGAGCGGGCCGACGTGATCGCCGCCGAGGACACCCGGCGGCTGCGCCGGCTGACCCAGGGGCTGGGCGTCCACACCACCGGGCGCGTGCTGTCGTACTTCGAGGGCAACGAGTCCGCGCGCACCCCCGAACTGGTCGAGGCGCTGGAGGCGGGCAAGCGGGTCCTGCTCGTGACCGACGCCGGAATGCCCTCGGTCTCCGACCCCGGCTACCGACTGGTCGCCGCCGCCGTGGAGAAGGACATCAAGGTCACGGCCGTACCGGGTCCCTCCGCCGTGCTCACCGCGCTCGCCCTCTCCGGGCTGCCGGTCGACCGCTTCTGCTTCGAGGGCTTCCTGCCGCGCAAGGCCGGCGAGCGCCTCGGCAAGCTCCGCGACGTCGCGGGCGAACGCCGCACGCTCGTCTACTTCGAGGCCCCGCACCGGCTCGACGACACCTTGGCCGCGATGGCCGAGGTCTTCGGCGCCGAGCGGCGCGCGGCGGTCTGCCGCGAGCTGACCAAGACGTACGAGGAGGTCAAGCGCGGCGGGCTCGGCGAGCTGGCGGCCTGGGCCGCCGAAGGCGTGCGCGGAGAGATCACCGTGGTCGTGGAGGGTGCCCCGGCGGCGGCCCCCGGCGACGTGGACGCGGAGGAGCTGGTGAACCGGGTACGGGTGCGCGAGGAGGCGGGTGAGCGGCGCAAGGAGGCCATCGCGGCGGTCGCGGCCGAGGCCGGAG